Proteins co-encoded in one Campylobacter ornithocola genomic window:
- a CDS encoding DMT family transporter produces MHWLVLAISIIFEVIATSSMKYASISKNNLYLIIFAIFFSFSLAGLFYALKKIDLSIAYAMWAGCGITLISIVGFLIFKEVITINKLIFIVLIVIGVVGLKLSA; encoded by the coding sequence ATGCATTGGTTAGTTTTGGCAATTAGTATAATTTTTGAAGTGATTGCAACAAGTTCAATGAAATATGCTAGCATTAGCAAAAACAATCTTTACTTAATTATTTTTGCAATATTTTTTTCATTTTCTTTAGCAGGCTTGTTTTATGCTTTAAAAAAAATTGATTTAAGTATAGCTTATGCTATGTGGGCTGGTTGCGGTATAACACTTATTAGTATTGTAGGCTTTTTAATCTTTAAAGAAGTAATAACCATTAACAAACTTATTTTTATTGTTTTAATTGTCATTGGAGTTGTGGGATTAAAACTTAGTGCTTAA
- a CDS encoding thioredoxin fold domain-containing protein — protein sequence MRKSLALLTLASSLFAASNEEIINFFKKNPNLSNANISVSSREKIPDTSFEAVIVNFEISGKNFQEIVFTQDNIITTEVIDVKKGEFYSQIYQAKLMEKQQAEFSKKALVELKKEKMFISLGDKNKPLLYVFSDPECPYCRMHLDKIEETLKTHQVKFILTPIHDTSAFEKSALIYQESKNAKDDAQKIAIMKKYYDENIKDYKKPSEAEVKVVRETFAKYSKLGLRAVPTIIDAQK from the coding sequence ATGAGAAAATCTCTAGCTCTTTTGACCCTTGCTAGCTCTTTATTTGCAGCAAGTAATGAAGAAATCATTAATTTTTTTAAGAAAAATCCAAATTTATCAAATGCAAACATTAGTGTTTCTAGTAGAGAAAAAATTCCTGATACTAGTTTTGAAGCTGTAATAGTTAATTTTGAAATTAGTGGCAAAAATTTCCAAGAGATTGTTTTCACTCAAGACAATATCATCACAACTGAAGTAATTGATGTAAAAAAAGGTGAATTTTATTCTCAAATTTATCAAGCAAAACTTATGGAAAAACAACAAGCTGAATTTTCAAAAAAAGCCCTAGTTGAACTTAAAAAAGAAAAAATGTTTATTTCTTTAGGTGATAAAAATAAACCTTTACTTTATGTTTTTAGCGATCCTGAATGCCCATATTGTAGAATGCATTTGGATAAAATAGAAGAAACACTAAAAACCCATCAGGTTAAATTTATCTTAACCCCTATCCATGACACTAGTGCTTTTGAAAAATCTGCATTAATCTATCAAGAAAGCAAAAATGCCAAAGATGATGCACAAAAAATTGCTATCATGAAAAAATATTATGATGAAAATATTAAAGATTATAAAAAACCTAGTGAAGCTGAGGTTAAAGTAGTAAGAGAAACTTTTGCAAAATACTCTAAACTTGGTCTTCGTGCCGTACCAACTATAATCGATGCTCAAAAATAA
- the modA gene encoding molybdate ABC transporter substrate-binding protein, translating to MKKIFTLLFLCIFGYSADVNIAAAANVAYAFKALQKEFQKENPDISINVSLGASGNLVSQIKNGAPFDIFMAANMKFAQSLYDDNFASTKPVIYAQGALALLSVRMDLSKGLNTLNEEKVKIITIANPKAAPYGQASIETLQNTKIYEQVKTKIIEAKSIGEALTQTLKAADVGFVAASALHEDTLKSYKLQEGKNYILIDPKLYEPINQGIVITSYGKDNTKAKKFYDFILSKKAKEIFKTYGYNIP from the coding sequence ATGAAAAAAATTTTCACCCTACTTTTTTTGTGTATTTTTGGATATAGTGCTGATGTAAATATTGCTGCGGCTGCAAATGTAGCTTATGCTTTTAAAGCCTTGCAAAAAGAATTTCAAAAAGAAAATCCTGATATTAGTATCAATGTAAGTTTAGGTGCTAGTGGAAATTTAGTCTCTCAAATCAAAAACGGAGCGCCATTTGATATATTTATGGCTGCAAATATGAAATTTGCACAAAGTTTATATGATGATAATTTTGCTAGCACAAAACCTGTTATTTATGCTCAAGGAGCTTTAGCTTTACTAAGTGTAAGAATGGATTTAAGCAAAGGGTTAAACACCTTAAATGAAGAAAAAGTAAAAATTATCACTATAGCCAACCCCAAAGCAGCTCCTTATGGTCAAGCTAGTATAGAAACTTTGCAAAATACAAAAATTTATGAGCAAGTAAAAACTAAAATCATTGAAGCAAAATCTATAGGAGAAGCACTTACTCAAACACTAAAAGCAGCTGATGTGGGTTTTGTAGCAGCAAGTGCTTTGCATGAAGATACACTAAAATCTTATAAACTTCAAGAAGGAAAAAATTACATTTTAATCGATCCAAAGCTTTATGAACCAATCAATCAAGGCATTGTTATTACTTCTTATGGTAAAGACAATACTAAAGCTAAAAAATTTTATGATTTTATTTTAAGTAAAAAGGCTAAGGAAATTTTCAAAACTTATGGTTATAATATCCCATGA
- a CDS encoding 4Fe-4S dicluster domain-containing protein gives MKDFVFLENEDLIPLSDDISIVQKACDEEVFIGNSKLLNPEVYAPEINFYLKNSKDNVLKKAKTIESLYKIRSKVYDLGLDLEYTKEVGKNVIIVSNEDQNELIESLKKQEYKVLKLSNEQCLGVLGCVGELCVIALKDDEQVEIDCDFFLYDVKKESFDQQSGCYDLTTLSQEELIKLLNSNSPKYKFRNYISYDDSICQYHERRSVHCGKCAEICPSVAILKDDEQRKLEFSHVDCLSCGDCVGICPSGALDYAPMPRNSFYEILKFYEDKIILIIPEKMSIENLNITLKEDVMPFMIKGENYLDQAHFLAMLQTSGASVIFYSDGLSQGALEVIALMNEIFQRKFKQNAIFLAKDEKELLEAINQAHFIENLKFISYNPALLKREDFAIRLRELIKEENLGNIPSKEWIRYGKITINTDTCTLCLSCVGACNVGALIADTKDNSLKFNASLCTTCGYCEASCAEKDTLVLQRSGIDLEKEYFSFMILAQDELFACVECGKEFATKKAIEKIASIMKPKFMGDEAKIKTLYCCAECKAKVMIQSMNVL, from the coding sequence ATGAAAGATTTTGTATTTTTAGAAAATGAAGATTTAATTCCTTTAAGTGATGATATTAGCATAGTTCAAAAAGCCTGTGATGAAGAAGTTTTTATAGGAAATTCAAAGCTTTTAAACCCTGAAGTTTATGCACCTGAGATTAATTTTTATCTTAAAAATTCTAAAGATAATGTGCTTAAAAAAGCAAAAACTATTGAGTCTTTATATAAGATTAGATCTAAAGTTTATGATTTGGGACTTGATTTAGAATACACCAAAGAAGTGGGTAAAAATGTAATCATTGTAAGTAATGAGGATCAAAATGAGCTTATTGAAAGCTTAAAAAAACAAGAATACAAGGTTTTAAAACTAAGCAATGAGCAGTGTTTGGGCGTTTTAGGTTGCGTGGGCGAGCTTTGCGTGATAGCTTTAAAAGATGATGAGCAAGTAGAGATTGATTGTGATTTTTTCTTATATGATGTAAAAAAAGAAAGTTTTGATCAACAAAGTGGTTGCTATGATTTAACTACTTTAAGTCAAGAAGAACTTATAAAACTTTTAAATTCTAATTCTCCAAAATATAAATTTAGAAATTATATTAGTTATGATGATAGCATTTGTCAATATCATGAAAGAAGAAGTGTTCATTGTGGAAAATGTGCTGAAATTTGTCCTAGTGTGGCTATTTTAAAAGATGATGAGCAAAGAAAATTAGAATTTTCTCATGTGGATTGTTTAAGCTGTGGTGATTGTGTAGGGATTTGTCCTAGTGGAGCGCTTGATTATGCACCTATGCCACGCAATAGTTTTTATGAAATTTTAAAATTTTATGAAGATAAAATTATTTTAATCATTCCTGAGAAAATGTCTATAGAAAATTTAAATATCACTTTAAAAGAAGATGTAATGCCTTTTATGATTAAAGGCGAAAACTATCTTGATCAAGCACATTTTTTAGCTATGCTTCAAACAAGTGGTGCGAGTGTAATTTTTTATAGTGATGGCTTATCGCAAGGTGCTTTAGAAGTGATAGCTTTGATGAATGAAATTTTTCAAAGAAAATTTAAACAAAATGCAATTTTTCTGGCTAAAGATGAAAAAGAACTTTTAGAGGCTATAAATCAAGCACATTTTATAGAAAATCTCAAATTTATATCTTATAATCCTGCGCTTTTAAAAAGAGAAGATTTTGCTATAAGATTAAGAGAACTTATAAAAGAAGAAAATTTAGGCAATATCCCAAGTAAAGAATGGATACGCTATGGAAAAATCACTATCAATACAGACACCTGTACCTTATGTCTTTCTTGTGTGGGAGCTTGTAATGTAGGAGCTTTAATAGCTGATACTAAGGATAATTCTTTGAAATTTAATGCAAGCTTATGTACTACTTGTGGATATTGTGAGGCAAGTTGTGCTGAAAAAGATACCCTAGTGCTTCAAAGAAGTGGGATAGATTTAGAAAAAGAGTATTTTTCTTTTATGATTTTAGCTCAAGATGAGCTTTTTGCTTGTGTAGAATGTGGGAAGGAATTTGCTACTAAAAAGGCTATTGAAAAAATCGCTAGTATTATGAAGCCAAAATTTATGGGAGATGAAGCTAAGATAAAAACACTATATTGTTGTGCTGAGTGCAAAGCAAAAGTAATGATACAAAGTATGAATGTGCTTTAA
- a CDS encoding MlaA family lipoprotein yields the protein MLKYILCLCLFLNTLVLANDFEDFEQEYQKKEIEDSFYTYNKAMSKFNYDLYTYFLRPVALSYKSVVPSFVRTGVKNAFDTTRSPFRFINHLLSLEFRKAGEEFGRFCVNVIFGFGLLDSASKTSLKSYEADFGTTLGKWGVGSGPHLVLPVLGPYNVRDALALPVDWFMVPEGYIENFWVGVGVNATLKLNELSFEHEKIDDIYQNSVDYYTFIRDAYEQRRQELIKSRR from the coding sequence TTGTTAAAATATATACTATGTTTGTGTTTGTTTTTGAATACTTTAGTTTTAGCAAATGACTTTGAAGATTTTGAACAAGAATATCAAAAAAAAGAAATCGAAGATAGCTTTTACACTTACAATAAAGCTATGAGTAAATTTAATTATGATCTTTATACTTATTTTTTAAGACCGGTTGCACTTTCTTATAAAAGTGTTGTTCCAAGCTTTGTAAGAACAGGAGTAAAAAATGCTTTTGATACCACAAGATCGCCTTTTAGATTTATCAATCATCTTTTAAGTTTAGAGTTTAGAAAAGCTGGCGAAGAATTTGGAAGATTTTGTGTGAATGTGATTTTTGGATTTGGTTTGCTAGATAGTGCGAGTAAAACTTCTCTAAAAAGTTATGAAGCTGATTTTGGAACAACTTTGGGTAAATGGGGAGTAGGTAGTGGACCGCATTTGGTATTGCCAGTTTTGGGTCCTTATAATGTAAGAGATGCCTTAGCTTTGCCGGTTGATTGGTTTATGGTACCTGAAGGATATATTGAAAATTTTTGGGTTGGTGTTGGTGTAAATGCTACATTAAAACTTAATGAATTGAGTTTTGAGCATGAAAAAATAGATGATATTTACCAAAATAGTGTAGATTATTATACTTTCATACGTGATGCATATGAGCAAAGACGCCAAGAACTCATCAAATCAAGGAGATAA
- the selA gene encoding L-seryl-tRNA(Sec) selenium transferase: MNKFRNFPPINTLINDESLTNYPLYLRSHFAKIVVSNCKKELRKNENLNFSLQDLLSKIAQSIDKFLNTQSQSLINATGVIIHTNLGRSIIDESIFERTKEIICSYSNLEFNMQSGKRGSRYDALSANLKILFDCEDCLIVNNNASAVFLILNTLAKNEEVVTSRSELVEIGGNFRIPEVMLAAGVKLKEIGTTNKTHLYDYEKAINKNTKMILKTHRSNFAFKGFFEEVSLNEIHILAKKKKLIFYYDLGAGWCEKINKQLSKNEPSVKELLKHCDILSFSGDKLFGSTQAGIILGKKKYIQQLKKNQLLRMLRVDKITLAFLNETTKAYLEKEYEKIPTLKLLNDDLKTIEKKALFIKEKIPIKCELKASKSLVGGGSMPDKSLDTFVLSFDEKALLLQEKFRKKGVIGRIENGYFVLDFRSILEKDLNKIISIIKEVFHA; the protein is encoded by the coding sequence ATGAACAAATTTAGAAATTTTCCACCCATAAACACTCTTATAAACGATGAAAGCTTGACTAATTACCCTTTATATTTAAGGTCTCATTTTGCAAAAATAGTTGTTTCAAATTGTAAAAAAGAACTGAGAAAAAATGAAAATTTAAATTTTAGCTTACAAGATTTGCTAAGTAAAATTGCTCAAAGTATTGATAAGTTTTTAAACACACAAAGTCAAAGTTTGATCAATGCTACCGGAGTTATCATACATACTAATCTTGGTCGTAGTATTATTGATGAGAGTATTTTTGAAAGAACTAAAGAAATCATCTGCTCTTATTCAAATTTAGAGTTTAACATGCAAAGTGGCAAAAGAGGCTCAAGGTATGACGCACTTAGTGCGAATTTAAAAATATTATTTGATTGCGAAGATTGTTTGATTGTTAATAATAACGCCTCGGCTGTATTTTTGATCTTAAACACCTTAGCAAAAAATGAAGAAGTTGTAACTTCAAGAAGTGAGTTAGTTGAGATTGGGGGAAATTTTAGAATTCCTGAAGTTATGCTAGCAGCTGGAGTTAAGCTAAAAGAAATAGGCACAACCAATAAAACTCATTTGTATGATTATGAAAAAGCTATCAATAAAAATACTAAAATGATTTTAAAAACTCATCGCTCTAATTTTGCTTTTAAAGGATTTTTTGAAGAGGTAAGCTTAAATGAAATTCATATTTTAGCAAAAAAGAAAAAGCTCATATTTTATTATGATTTGGGTGCGGGTTGGTGTGAAAAAATCAATAAACAACTTAGCAAAAATGAGCCAAGCGTGAAAGAACTTTTAAAACATTGTGACATTTTAAGTTTTAGCGGCGATAAACTTTTTGGCTCTACTCAAGCAGGTATTATACTTGGAAAGAAAAAATACATTCAACAACTAAAGAAAAATCAACTTTTAAGAATGCTAAGGGTTGATAAAATCACTCTGGCTTTTTTAAATGAAACCACTAAAGCTTACTTAGAAAAAGAATATGAAAAAATTCCTACACTAAAACTTTTAAATGATGATTTAAAAACCATAGAAAAAAAGGCACTCTTTATTAAAGAAAAAATTCCTATAAAATGTGAATTAAAAGCTTCTAAAAGTTTAGTAGGTGGTGGCTCTATGCCTGATAAAAGCTTAGATACTTTTGTGCTAAGTTTTGATGAAAAAGCTTTGCTTTTACAAGAAAAATTTAGAAAAAAAGGTGTGATTGGACGTATTGAAAATGGATATTTTGTACTAGATTTTAGAAGTATTTTAGAAAAAGATTTAAACAAAATAATAAGCATTATTAAAGAGGTATTTCATGCATAG
- a CDS encoding ABC transporter substrate-binding protein produces the protein MKKIVVLFFSIVFAFALNLQDISKTMQEKIDESLKILDQNKNDKSKAAEKIFALFDGVFDYELMAKLSLSVRYEKLSENEKNQFNKAFEKNLKKSFTDKLALYDSQKLKVIDLEEKNKRAFLKTSMIVDGKENFVIFKFYNKNNDWQIYDVDIFGISIIQTYRSQFKDVLQNGDFKTLLEKLSSVDFSK, from the coding sequence ATGAAAAAAATTGTAGTATTATTTTTTAGTATAGTATTTGCTTTTGCTTTAAATTTACAAGATATTTCTAAAACTATGCAAGAAAAAATTGATGAGAGTTTAAAAATTTTAGATCAAAATAAAAATGACAAAAGTAAGGCAGCTGAGAAAATTTTTGCTTTGTTTGATGGTGTTTTTGATTATGAGCTTATGGCTAAACTTAGTCTTTCTGTAAGATATGAAAAATTAAGCGAAAATGAAAAAAATCAATTTAACAAGGCTTTTGAAAAAAATCTTAAAAAAAGTTTTACTGATAAACTTGCTTTATATGACTCACAAAAACTAAAAGTAATTGATTTAGAAGAAAAAAATAAAAGAGCTTTTCTGAAAACTTCTATGATAGTAGATGGCAAGGAAAATTTTGTAATTTTTAAATTTTATAACAAAAATAATGATTGGCAAATTTATGATGTGGATATTTTTGGTATAAGCATCATACAAACTTATCGCTCGCAATTTAAAGATGTTTTGCAAAATGGTGACTTTAAAACCTTGCTTGAAAAGCTTTCTAGTGTTGATTTTTCTAAATAA
- the gdhA gene encoding NADP-specific glutamate dehydrogenase, with protein MSIAKQYINETLEKIQTISPRQPIFFQAATEVLNSLEPLLESNKIYQDHAILERIVMPEKTTIFRVVYINDAGKAQTHFGYRVQFNSSLGPYKGGIRFHPSVNLDVLKFLGFEQIFKNSLTGLMIGGAKGGANFDPKGKSEAEIMRFCQAFMAELSKIIGANTDVPAGDIGVGAREIGYMFGAYKKISSNFDGTLTGKKIPWGGSLARTEATGYGCVYFTQEMLAKYNNALEGKECAVSGSGNVAIYTIEKLHQLGAKAITISDSDGFIYDKDGIDLDLLKEIKEVKRARVSDYAALKKGAIFTPKSAYKQGCNGVWSIPCDIAFPSATQNELNLEDIKTLYHNGCRMVAEGANMPSTLEAIDFMLNQKDFLFAPAKAANAGGVATSQLEMQQNASMCQWSFEEVDAKLYKIMKNIFENSYECAKAYNHEGNLVVGSNIAGFKKVADAMIDHGYI; from the coding sequence ATGAGTATAGCTAAACAATATATCAATGAAACTTTAGAAAAAATTCAAACAATTTCCCCAAGACAACCTATCTTTTTTCAAGCGGCAACTGAGGTGTTAAATTCTTTAGAACCTTTATTAGAATCAAATAAAATCTATCAAGATCATGCTATATTAGAGCGCATTGTAATGCCTGAAAAAACAACTATATTTAGAGTTGTATATATTAATGATGCAGGTAAAGCCCAAACGCATTTTGGTTATAGAGTGCAGTTTAATTCTAGTCTAGGACCTTATAAAGGTGGGATTAGATTTCATCCTAGTGTGAATTTAGATGTTTTGAAATTTTTAGGTTTTGAACAAATTTTTAAAAATTCTTTAACAGGTTTAATGATAGGTGGTGCTAAAGGTGGAGCAAATTTTGATCCTAAGGGTAAAAGTGAAGCAGAAATTATGCGTTTTTGTCAAGCTTTTATGGCTGAGCTTTCAAAAATTATAGGTGCAAACACTGATGTGCCAGCAGGTGATATAGGGGTTGGTGCTAGGGAAATTGGATATATGTTTGGAGCTTATAAGAAAATTAGCTCTAATTTTGATGGGACTTTAACGGGAAAGAAAATTCCATGGGGTGGAAGTTTAGCAAGAACAGAGGCAACAGGATATGGCTGTGTGTATTTTACTCAAGAAATGCTAGCAAAATATAACAATGCATTGGAAGGAAAAGAATGTGCCGTTTCGGGTAGTGGAAATGTGGCAATTTATACCATAGAAAAATTACATCAACTTGGTGCAAAAGCTATTACAATAAGTGATAGCGATGGATTTATTTATGATAAAGATGGAATAGATTTAGATTTATTAAAAGAAATTAAAGAAGTAAAAAGAGCTAGGGTGAGTGATTATGCAGCACTTAAAAAAGGTGCTATTTTTACTCCAAAAAGTGCATATAAGCAAGGTTGTAATGGGGTATGGAGCATACCTTGTGATATAGCTTTTCCAAGTGCTACACAAAATGAATTAAATTTAGAAGATATTAAAACTTTATATCATAATGGTTGTCGCATGGTAGCAGAAGGGGCTAATATGCCAAGTACACTTGAAGCGATTGATTTTATGTTAAATCAAAAAGATTTTTTATTTGCTCCAGCTAAAGCTGCAAATGCAGGTGGAGTAGCAACTTCTCAACTTGAAATGCAACAAAATGCAAGTATGTGTCAATGGAGTTTTGAAGAGGTTGATGCAAAATTGTATAAGATTATGAAAAATATTTTTGAAAATTCATATGAGTGTGCAAAAGCTTATAATCATGAAGGAAATTTAGTAGTAGGTTCAAACATAGCAGGCTTTAAAAAAGTAGCTGATGCAATGATTGATCATGGTTATATTTAA
- the selB gene encoding selenocysteine-specific translation elongation factor, with the protein MHSIIIGTAGHIDHGKTSLIKALNGFEGDDLKEEQEKGITINLSFSNLKSENLNIAFIDVPGHESLIKTMISGAFGFRVCMFVVDINEGLKAQSIEHLRVLEFLGVKDVVLILSKVDLCKDLAHKQEELLKELKTFKINILKVFPTSIYDETSILNLKKYLLSLKPKENDDSLIFRYYIDRVFSLKGIGTVVTGSLNEGKISKNEKIFCLENQKDIIVKNIQIHEENVLEAKAYNRVALSLNCNYHELKKGYILSKKGIFKSFKSIDGVVFTTEIKHGSILEFCSGSKKLNAKISIIKEFEDKTYVNLEFDKNLPLCFDDKFILLENGRIKSGGVVLNAVSEPLKKDMKAKYLALLEQKDLKKVFEFLKQTHKLGFGLLSSYQRFKLTHEQALNLAKSLDHVFVDEQALNVYDLNAIQTLKEFISFIFSKNPYALISPHSIALRLTWASENFCAYTLKQMQEKLDFKDGIWFLKGQDFEKLQEKAHCELYEILKKEGIKPTAPYNLYEYLELDRKNGDLILKKLTKENKVKRLAHNLFIEKNALENLMQEFLKLLQNHHLDITFVKNHFQISRKYAIAYLEYLDQNYPQVIKIEEKRILKT; encoded by the coding sequence ATGCATAGTATTATCATAGGCACAGCTGGACATATTGATCATGGTAAAACTTCACTTATTAAAGCTTTAAATGGATTTGAGGGTGATGATTTAAAAGAAGAGCAAGAAAAAGGTATTACGATTAATCTTAGCTTTTCAAATTTAAAAAGTGAAAATTTAAACATTGCTTTTATTGATGTGCCTGGACACGAAAGTTTAATTAAAACTATGATAAGCGGTGCTTTTGGTTTTAGAGTATGTATGTTTGTTGTGGATATTAACGAAGGTTTAAAAGCACAAAGTATAGAGCATTTAAGAGTTTTAGAATTTTTAGGTGTAAAAGATGTGGTGCTTATCTTAAGTAAGGTTGATTTATGTAAAGATTTAGCACATAAACAAGAAGAACTTTTAAAAGAATTAAAAACATTTAAAATCAATATCTTAAAAGTTTTTCCAACTAGCATTTATGATGAAACAAGTATATTAAATTTAAAAAAATACTTGCTTAGTTTAAAACCTAAAGAAAATGATGATAGTTTGATTTTTAGATATTACATTGATAGGGTTTTTTCTCTAAAAGGTATAGGCACAGTAGTAACTGGAAGCTTGAATGAAGGTAAGATTAGTAAAAATGAAAAAATATTTTGCCTTGAAAACCAAAAAGATATTATTGTAAAAAATATACAAATTCATGAAGAAAATGTTTTAGAAGCAAAGGCTTATAACAGAGTTGCTTTAAGTTTAAATTGTAATTATCATGAATTAAAAAAAGGGTATATACTTAGCAAAAAAGGTATTTTTAAAAGCTTTAAAAGTATCGATGGAGTTGTTTTTACCACAGAGATTAAACACGGAAGTATTTTAGAATTTTGCAGTGGATCAAAAAAGCTTAATGCAAAAATTAGCATTATTAAAGAATTTGAAGATAAAACTTATGTTAATTTAGAGTTTGATAAAAACCTGCCTTTGTGTTTTGATGATAAATTTATCCTACTTGAAAATGGGCGTATTAAAAGTGGTGGGGTGGTGCTAAATGCAGTGAGTGAGCCTTTAAAAAAAGATATGAAAGCTAAGTATCTAGCACTTTTAGAACAAAAAGATCTTAAAAAGGTATTTGAGTTTTTAAAACAAACTCATAAACTTGGATTTGGTTTACTTTCAAGTTATCAGCGTTTCAAACTCACTCATGAGCAAGCTTTAAATTTGGCAAAAAGTTTAGATCATGTTTTTGTTGATGAGCAAGCTTTAAATGTGTATGATTTAAATGCTATACAAACTTTGAAAGAATTTATTAGTTTTATCTTTTCTAAAAATCCTTATGCTTTAATTTCGCCTCATTCTATCGCACTAAGACTTACCTGGGCAAGTGAGAATTTTTGTGCTTATACACTCAAGCAAATGCAAGAAAAATTAGATTTTAAAGATGGCATATGGTTTTTAAAAGGACAAGATTTTGAAAAATTACAAGAAAAGGCTCATTGTGAGCTTTATGAAATTTTAAAAAAAGAAGGTATAAAACCTACCGCTCCTTATAATCTTTATGAATATTTAGAGCTTGATAGAAAAAATGGAGATCTTATCTTAAAAAAACTCACCAAAGAAAATAAAGTCAAAAGACTAGCACATAATCTTTTTATAGAAAAAAATGCTCTTGAAAATCTTATGCAAGAGTTTTTAAAGCTTTTACAAAATCATCATTTAGATATAACTTTTGTAAAAAATCATTTTCAAATTTCAAGAAAATATGCCATAGCCTATTTAGAATACCTTGATCAAAATTATCCTCAAGTAATAAAAATAGAGGAAAAAAGAATACTAAAAACCTAA
- a CDS encoding ABC transporter ATP-binding protein, with protein MLKLDFEKIFKNKEKEFKLKIKLEVEEGEFCAVFGKSGSGKTTLLRILAGFEKAQGICTFNDTIFFDDKNFLNPQKRKLGFVFQDYALFENMNVEQNLLFAKKDLQFANELLELLDLSKHKKSHILELSGGQKQRVALARAIMQKPKLLLLDEPFSALDNEIKLHLHDYLLNIHKTYKITTILISHDVSEVYKLANKVIVLENGTIIKEGSPNEIFLKTQGSQKFAIKARILKLQKQDSIFIAILAIGNQISQVALSPLEAKDFKENDEVLLSQKAFALNLTKI; from the coding sequence ATGCTAAAACTTGATTTTGAAAAAATCTTTAAAAATAAAGAAAAAGAATTTAAACTTAAGATTAAACTTGAAGTAGAAGAAGGAGAGTTTTGTGCTGTTTTTGGAAAAAGTGGTAGCGGTAAAACTACACTTTTAAGAATTTTAGCAGGTTTTGAAAAAGCACAAGGAATTTGTACTTTTAATGATACAATATTTTTTGATGATAAAAACTTTCTAAATCCACAAAAAAGAAAACTTGGCTTTGTTTTTCAAGATTATGCTTTATTTGAGAATATGAATGTGGAGCAAAACTTACTTTTTGCCAAAAAAGATCTTCAATTTGCTAATGAACTTTTAGAACTTTTAGATTTAAGCAAACACAAAAAAAGTCATATTTTAGAGTTAAGCGGAGGACAAAAACAACGCGTAGCTTTAGCAAGAGCCATTATGCAAAAACCAAAACTTTTACTTTTAGATGAACCATTTAGTGCTTTAGATAATGAGATAAAACTGCATTTGCATGATTATCTTTTAAATATACATAAAACCTATAAAATCACTACTATTTTAATCAGTCATGATGTAAGTGAAGTTTATAAGCTAGCTAATAAAGTCATTGTTTTAGAAAATGGAACTATCATCAAAGAAGGCTCACCTAATGAAATTTTTTTAAAAACACAAGGCTCACAAAAATTTGCTATAAAAGCACGTATTTTAAAACTACAAAAACAAGATAGTATATTTATAGCTATACTTGCTATAGGCAATCAAATCAGCCAAGTAGCACTAAGTCCTTTAGAAGCAAAAGATTTTAAAGAAAATGATGAAGTACTTTTAAGTCAAAAAGCCTTTGCCTTAAATTTAACTAAGATATAA